The following are encoded together in the Falsiruegeria litorea R37 genome:
- a CDS encoding SIMPL domain-containing protein encodes MKTLVFLVTALMLTAATLVRAEEQPRTIQVSGQAQVQAVPDQALINLGVTNEATTAAEAMDATSQALAAVIERLKAQGIEARDIQTQQLSLHPIWSQKIDKATGQNRNHVTGYSASNILAVRVVDLDKLGVILGEVVGNGANEFQGLSFSVQDPKPLIDQARTAAVKDAMDRAAQLADSAGIKLGNVMTISENSVQPYARGANARFAAMESAPVPIEAGEISYQSSVSMVFAIGE; translated from the coding sequence TTGAAGACACTTGTTTTTCTCGTGACCGCCCTCATGCTAACTGCCGCAACGCTGGTGCGAGCCGAAGAGCAGCCCCGCACGATCCAGGTTTCTGGACAAGCGCAGGTGCAAGCCGTGCCGGATCAAGCACTGATCAATCTTGGGGTTACAAATGAGGCCACCACTGCGGCTGAGGCGATGGACGCGACCTCGCAAGCGCTGGCGGCGGTGATCGAACGGCTCAAGGCGCAGGGCATCGAGGCGCGGGATATCCAGACCCAGCAGCTCTCGTTGCACCCGATCTGGTCGCAAAAGATCGACAAGGCAACTGGTCAGAACCGCAATCATGTCACGGGGTATTCTGCCTCGAACATCCTGGCTGTTCGGGTTGTGGATCTGGATAAGCTCGGTGTGATCCTTGGCGAAGTTGTGGGCAATGGGGCGAATGAGTTCCAGGGGCTGAGCTTTTCCGTGCAGGACCCCAAACCGTTGATTGATCAGGCGCGAACGGCCGCGGTCAAGGATGCCATGGATCGCGCAGCGCAGCTGGCGGACTCGGCGGGGATCAAGCTGGGCAATGTCATGACTATTTCTGAAAACAGCGTACAGCCCTATGCACGCGGGGCCAACGCTCGCTTTGCAGCTATGGAATCCGCTCCGGTGCCAATTGAGGCCGGTGAAATCAGCTATCAATCCAGTGTGTCGATGGTCTTTGCTATCGGCGAATGA